From one Variovorax sp. PBL-H6 genomic stretch:
- a CDS encoding amino acid ABC transporter ATP-binding protein: MIEIRQLSKWYGSFQVLADCSTSVRKGEVVVVCGPSGSGKSTLIKCVNALEPFQQGSIAVDGVSVGDPKVDMNRLRSRVGMVFQHFELFPHLSIEENLSIAQRKVLKRSVEEAHTTSMALLQRVGMRAHAHKYPSQLSGGQQQRVAIARALAMNPVAMLFDEPTSALDPEMVNEVLDVMVQLAREGMTMMCVTHEMGFARKVAHRVIFMDQGRIVEDCGKEEFFGNPAARSERARQFLSKILQH; this comes from the coding sequence ATGATCGAGATACGTCAACTGAGCAAGTGGTATGGGTCCTTCCAGGTGTTGGCCGACTGCAGCACCAGCGTGCGCAAGGGCGAGGTCGTCGTGGTCTGCGGCCCTTCGGGTTCGGGCAAGTCCACGCTCATCAAGTGCGTCAATGCGCTGGAGCCCTTCCAGCAGGGCAGCATCGCGGTCGACGGCGTCTCCGTGGGCGACCCGAAGGTGGACATGAACAGGCTGCGCTCGCGCGTGGGCATGGTGTTCCAGCACTTCGAGCTGTTTCCGCACCTGTCGATCGAGGAGAACCTCTCGATTGCACAGCGCAAGGTCCTCAAGCGCTCCGTCGAGGAGGCGCACACCACCTCCATGGCACTGCTCCAGCGGGTGGGCATGCGGGCCCATGCGCACAAGTACCCCAGCCAGCTCTCGGGCGGCCAGCAGCAACGCGTGGCGATCGCCCGCGCGCTCGCGATGAACCCCGTCGCCATGCTGTTCGACGAGCCCACCTCGGCGCTGGACCCGGAGATGGTGAACGAGGTGCTCGATGTGATGGTGCAGCTCGCGCGCGAGGGCATGACCATGATGTGCGTCACGCACGAGATGGGCTTTGCGCGCAAGGTCGCCCACCGCGTGATCTTCATGGACCAGGGCCGCATCGTCGAGGATTGCGGCAAGGAGGAGTTCTTCGGCAACCCCGCGGCGCGCTCGGAGCGCGCGCGGCAGTTCCTCTCGAAGATCCTTCAGCACTGA
- a CDS encoding FAD-dependent oxidoreductase, producing the protein MSPAGKPVRFWYDGQPMEGLEGETLAAALAAGGIREMRHTRGGERRGLYCGMGACFDCLVTVDGRASQRACLTKVAEGQQVRSAMPAGTPEDPLRPLAPEPAAEPARREVDLLVIGAGPAGLSAALAARRAGAGVLVLDERLQAGGQFYKPLAPSHHAAAPADRQFAAGLALEREVLAAGVVIEQDAQVWAAFSPNEVGALIRGQAHVIACRQLVLAPGAYERPVPFPGWTLPGVMTTGAGQTLARAYRVAPGQRVLIAGNGPLNLQLAAELLAGGAKVLAVLESAPRPGLGQWQSMWTATRAAPDLLRDGWRYLRQLRTHGVPVIWGTAVTAAEGTDRLEAVQAARLDAQGRAVPGTVQRFEADTLCLGYGFIPSTELARMLGCEHRVADRHLGYPATVTREDGTTHLPGVLVAGDGADLGGSRVALARGTLAGAAAARNLGLDAPEPAAALADLRQAERFQRALWSLYAAPPVRLADVTDDTLLCRCEEIRFGDVREQIRAGRDTLAALKRNTRLGMGRCQGRYCAVTAARLLGETTGKPPDVEQYFAPRPPAKPVPVGALGFEKPEWGGHKPAITPNLARPMAVEAFAPLRTEVLVIGAGVLGSCLGYYLSRAGQEVTVVDRDDVNLQASGANAGSLHVQLLSFDFGARAQAGGGPAAATLPLGPMSVKLWQQIEADCGEDLEIKITGGLMVADSEAGMRFLEAKAALERRHGIDAEVIDGAALRRLSPALSGELLGAEHCPMEGKINPLRATYAVARRAQQQGARLLRGCDVQAIERLPGAGAGFEVRTSRGTIRAGRIVNASGAWSSALGEMLGVKIPVQGAPLQMIVTEPAPPLVDHLIAHADRHLSLKQAASGGLLIGGGWTAAFHPDMRLNRAERASIEGNLWVARRVLPAVSGLHMVRCWAGMNVNIDGAPIIGEVPGVPGFYNAVTSNGYTLAPITAKLVADLIAHGRTDIDITPFRIDRFL; encoded by the coding sequence ATGAGCCCTGCCGGCAAGCCGGTGCGCTTCTGGTACGACGGGCAGCCGATGGAAGGCCTGGAGGGGGAGACCCTCGCCGCGGCGCTGGCGGCAGGCGGCATCCGCGAGATGCGCCATACCCGCGGCGGAGAACGCCGCGGCCTGTACTGCGGGATGGGGGCCTGCTTCGATTGCCTGGTGACGGTGGACGGGCGCGCCAGCCAGCGCGCCTGTCTCACCAAGGTGGCCGAAGGCCAGCAGGTCCGCTCGGCGATGCCTGCCGGCACGCCCGAGGATCCGCTGCGGCCGCTGGCGCCCGAGCCGGCAGCCGAGCCGGCGCGCCGCGAAGTCGACCTGCTGGTGATCGGCGCCGGGCCGGCTGGCCTGTCGGCGGCGCTGGCCGCGCGCCGCGCCGGGGCGGGTGTGCTGGTATTGGACGAACGGCTCCAGGCAGGCGGCCAGTTCTACAAGCCGCTGGCGCCCTCCCACCACGCCGCCGCACCCGCCGACCGCCAGTTCGCGGCCGGCCTCGCGCTGGAGCGTGAGGTGCTGGCGGCGGGGGTCGTGATCGAGCAGGACGCGCAGGTCTGGGCCGCCTTCTCGCCGAACGAGGTCGGCGCGCTCATTCGTGGGCAGGCGCATGTCATCGCGTGCCGGCAACTCGTGCTTGCCCCGGGGGCCTACGAGCGACCCGTGCCCTTCCCCGGCTGGACGCTGCCGGGCGTGATGACCACCGGTGCCGGCCAGACGCTGGCGCGCGCCTACCGCGTGGCCCCGGGACAGCGGGTGCTCATCGCGGGCAACGGGCCGCTGAACCTGCAACTGGCCGCCGAGCTGCTGGCCGGCGGCGCGAAGGTGCTCGCCGTACTGGAATCGGCGCCGCGACCCGGGCTGGGCCAATGGCAATCCATGTGGACCGCGACGCGAGCCGCGCCCGACTTGCTGCGCGACGGCTGGCGCTACCTGCGGCAGCTGCGCACGCACGGTGTGCCGGTGATCTGGGGTACGGCGGTGACTGCTGCCGAAGGCACGGACCGCCTCGAGGCCGTGCAGGCCGCACGCCTCGATGCGCAAGGCCGCGCAGTGCCGGGCACGGTGCAGCGCTTCGAGGCCGACACGCTGTGCCTGGGCTACGGCTTCATACCTTCCACCGAGCTCGCGCGCATGCTGGGCTGCGAACACCGGGTGGCGGACCGGCACCTCGGCTACCCCGCGACCGTCACCCGCGAAGACGGCACCACCCACCTGCCCGGCGTTCTTGTCGCCGGCGACGGCGCGGACCTGGGCGGCTCGCGCGTGGCCCTGGCACGCGGCACGCTGGCCGGCGCCGCGGCGGCCCGCAACCTGGGCCTGGACGCGCCCGAGCCCGCGGCGGCGCTCGCCGATCTGCGGCAGGCGGAGCGCTTCCAGCGCGCGCTGTGGTCGCTCTACGCCGCGCCGCCGGTGCGGCTGGCGGACGTGACCGACGACACGCTGCTGTGCCGCTGCGAGGAGATCCGGTTCGGGGACGTCCGCGAGCAGATCCGGGCCGGCCGCGACACGCTGGCCGCCCTCAAGCGCAACACGCGGCTCGGCATGGGGCGTTGCCAGGGCCGCTACTGCGCCGTGACTGCCGCCCGCCTGCTCGGCGAGACGACGGGCAAGCCGCCCGATGTGGAGCAGTACTTCGCGCCCAGGCCGCCCGCCAAGCCCGTCCCGGTCGGTGCATTGGGTTTCGAGAAGCCCGAATGGGGCGGCCACAAGCCGGCGATCACGCCCAACCTTGCGCGGCCGATGGCGGTCGAAGCCTTCGCGCCGCTGCGCACCGAGGTGCTGGTCATCGGTGCCGGCGTGCTGGGCTCCTGCCTTGGCTACTACCTCTCGCGGGCGGGGCAGGAGGTGACGGTGGTCGACCGCGACGACGTCAACCTCCAGGCCTCGGGCGCCAATGCGGGCAGCCTGCATGTGCAGCTGCTCTCGTTCGACTTCGGGGCCCGGGCGCAGGCCGGCGGCGGTCCGGCCGCGGCCACGCTGCCGCTCGGGCCGATGTCGGTGAAGCTGTGGCAGCAGATCGAGGCCGATTGCGGCGAGGACCTCGAGATCAAGATCACCGGCGGCCTGATGGTGGCCGACAGCGAGGCCGGCATGCGCTTCCTCGAGGCCAAGGCCGCGCTGGAGCGGCGCCATGGCATCGACGCCGAGGTGATCGACGGCGCCGCTCTGCGCCGGCTGTCGCCCGCCCTGTCCGGCGAGCTGCTGGGTGCGGAGCACTGCCCGATGGAGGGCAAGATCAATCCGCTGCGTGCCACCTACGCGGTGGCGCGGCGTGCGCAGCAACAGGGCGCGCGCCTGCTGCGCGGCTGCGACGTGCAGGCCATCGAGCGGCTGCCCGGCGCGGGCGCGGGCTTCGAGGTGCGCACCTCGCGCGGCACGATCCGGGCCGGCCGCATCGTCAATGCGAGCGGCGCCTGGTCCAGTGCGCTCGGGGAAATGCTGGGCGTGAAGATCCCGGTCCAGGGCGCACCGCTGCAGATGATCGTGACCGAGCCCGCGCCGCCGCTGGTCGATCACCTGATCGCGCATGCCGACCGTCACCTGAGCCTCAAGCAGGCGGCCAGCGGCGGCCTGCTGATCGGCGGCGGCTGGACTGCTGCCTTTCACCCGGACATGCGGCTCAACCGCGCCGAGCGCGCCAGCATCGAGGGCAACCTCTGGGTGGCCCGCCGGGTGCTGCCGGCCGTGAGCGGGCTGCACATGGTGCGCTGCTGGGCCGGCATGAACGTGAACATCGACGGCGCGCCGATCATCGGCGAGGTGCCGGGTGTGCCGGGCTTCTACAACGCCGTCACTTCCAACGGCTACACGCTGGCGCCGATCACGGCAAAGCTGGTCGCCGACCTGATCGCGCACGGCCGCACCGACATCGACATCACCCCGTTCCGCATCGACCGCTTTCTCTGA
- a CDS encoding M20/M25/M40 family metallo-hydrolase has translation MTDHDSARESLRHFIDTHFDEQVGTLARLVRCPSDNPPGDCAPHAELTAGLLEAMGFEVERHPVPARFAAEHGMRSATNLIVRERFGDGPVVALNAHGDVVPPGEGWSVDPYGGEVRDGWLYGRGAAVSKSDFTTYACALRALKQLAAEGAALGGTVELHLTYDEETGGMTGPGWILSQGLSRPDYVLSAAFSHHVVVAHNGCLHLEVTLRGKSAHAARPDTGHDAIEAAATLLPALYRHRDALAGRPSQTPGISHPTLVIGLIEGGINTNVVADRLSLRIDRRIVPEESPEAVEAELRGVIEQACRALPGIEVEIRRILLARPFAPAPGAKELAELMCREASAVMGKAVTPIGVPLYTDARLYSEAGIPTVMYGAGPESLLEANGHRADERVPLDELRKATVVVANTLLQLLTR, from the coding sequence ATGACCGACCACGACTCCGCGCGCGAGAGCCTGCGCCACTTCATCGACACGCATTTCGACGAGCAGGTGGGCACGCTGGCCCGGCTGGTGCGGTGTCCTTCCGACAATCCGCCGGGCGACTGCGCGCCGCATGCCGAACTCACGGCAGGCCTGCTCGAGGCGATGGGCTTCGAAGTCGAACGCCACCCGGTGCCGGCCCGGTTCGCGGCCGAGCACGGCATGCGCAGCGCGACCAACCTGATCGTGCGCGAACGCTTCGGCGACGGCCCCGTGGTGGCGCTCAACGCGCACGGCGACGTGGTGCCGCCCGGCGAAGGCTGGAGTGTCGACCCCTATGGCGGCGAAGTGCGCGATGGCTGGCTGTACGGTCGCGGCGCCGCCGTGTCCAAGTCGGACTTCACCACCTATGCCTGCGCACTGCGCGCGCTCAAGCAGCTCGCGGCCGAAGGAGCGGCGCTGGGCGGCACCGTCGAGCTGCATCTCACCTACGACGAGGAGACGGGCGGCATGACCGGCCCGGGCTGGATTCTTTCCCAAGGGCTGAGCCGGCCCGACTACGTGCTCTCGGCCGCCTTCTCGCACCACGTGGTGGTCGCCCACAACGGCTGCCTGCACCTCGAGGTGACGCTGCGCGGCAAGTCCGCCCACGCAGCCCGGCCGGACACCGGCCATGACGCCATCGAGGCCGCCGCCACGCTGCTGCCGGCGCTCTATCGGCATCGCGACGCGCTCGCCGGCAGGCCTTCGCAGACGCCCGGCATCAGTCACCCGACGCTGGTGATCGGGCTGATCGAAGGAGGCATCAACACCAACGTGGTGGCCGACCGGCTCAGCCTGCGCATCGACCGTCGCATCGTGCCCGAGGAATCGCCGGAGGCGGTGGAGGCCGAGTTGCGCGGCGTGATCGAGCAGGCCTGCCGCGCGCTGCCCGGCATCGAGGTCGAGATCCGCCGCATCCTGCTGGCGCGCCCCTTCGCCCCCGCGCCCGGCGCGAAGGAACTGGCCGAGCTGATGTGCCGCGAGGCGAGCGCGGTGATGGGCAAGGCGGTGACGCCGATCGGCGTGCCGCTCTACACCGACGCGCGTCTCTACAGCGAAGCCGGCATTCCCACCGTGATGTACGGCGCCGGCCCGGAGTCGCTGCTCGAAGCCAACGGGCACCGCGCAGACGAGCGCGTGCCGCTGGACGAATTGCGCAAGGCGACGGTGGTCGTCGCCAACACCCTCCTGCAACTCCTGACACGCTGA